A stretch of Lepidochelys kempii isolate rLepKem1 chromosome 14, rLepKem1.hap2, whole genome shotgun sequence DNA encodes these proteins:
- the LOC140897780 gene encoding uncharacterized protein, with product MGSLQKTAACLLFLSVFSSASHGQLATFICSDVKTEYNKTATISCISNKKITHVVVKRCENCNKQNSCLESVINTWAGKDSSEEGRIRLVLQHNVSEVHIQEVKATDEGGYKWHLYSDAGERDGCATLEITAPETEPNLTRNGTKLTCLSPIGHRQREIHWFNGHGTNLTGSASLVSEEAEGGLTSLSSTLHEKPSLAASEYCCTVLYDVHTKRNKTKCLSAHKAVADYLHFTSTADPEIPKTMKEHVATVLVLLFLVLCSFAAVLYYKYRQRAMARGNFADILRNLLPVLRQYERAEENVSNQEV from the exons ATGGGCTCCCTCCAGAAAACAGCTGCATGCCTCCTGTTCCTGTCCGTTTTCTCAAGTGCCTCCCACGGCC AACTTGCAACCTTCATCTGCAGTGATGTCAAGACAGAATATAACAAAACGGCAACAATTTCATgcattagcaacaagaagattACACATGTGGTCGTTAAGCGCTGTGAAAATTGTAATAAACAGAACTCGTGCTTAGAAAGCGTTATAAACACGTGGGCAGGAAAGGATTCCAGTGAAGAGGGAAGAATTCGGTTGGTGCTACAACACAATGTTTCTGAAGTGCACATACAGGAAGTAAAAGCAACTGATGAAGGAGGTTATAAATGGCATCTTTATTCTGACGCTGGGGAACGCGATGGATGTGCAACCCTTGAGATTACAG CTCCAGAAACTGAGCCTAATCTCACTAGGAACGGAACAAAGCTCACCTGCCTGTCACCTATAGGGCATCGACAAAGGGAGATCCATTGGTTCAATGGCCATGGGACTAACCTGACGGGCAGTGCAAGCCTGGTATCTGAGGAAGCAGAAGGTGGCTTAACCAGCCTTAGCAGCACTCTCCATGAGAAACCCAGCTTAGCTGCCTCAGAGTATTGCTGTACTGTGCTGTATGATGTGCACACCAAGAGAAACAAAACCAAGTGCCTTAGTGCCCACAAAGCAGTCGCTGATTACCTCCATTTTACTTCAACCGCAG ATCCGGAAATTCCGAAGACCATGAAAGAGCATGTTGCCACCGTTCTAGTGCTCCTCTTTCTGGTTCTCTGCTCTTTTGCAGCTGTTCTGTACTACAAGTACCGCCAGCGAG CAATGGCCAGAGGGAATTTTGCAGACATATTAAGGAACCTCCTTCCAGTTTTGAGACAAT ATGAAAGAGCAGAAGAAAATGTATCTAACCAAGAAGTCTGA